A single genomic interval of Brevundimonas diminuta harbors:
- a CDS encoding amidohydrolase codes for MIGHHLRGASLAAITCAVLGLSACATTGQTPDDTAAKPSRDRTLAAGLDPATTLDPYPSTYQPLPRENFAVVGATVLTGTDRKIENGVVVVTDGKIAAVGDASTPVPAGYRVVQARGRYVTPGVIDVHSHLGVYPSPGVSGMSDGNEATSPNTAQVWAEHSLWPQDPGFNTARAGGVTTLHILPGSANLFGGRGVTIRNVPSITMQGLKFPAAPYTVKMACGENPSRVYGGRNQSPATGMGNMAGYRAAFIAARDYKAKWDKWREDGEGAAPTRNLQNETLMGVLDGSILIQNHCYRADEMALMMDMAKEFGYRITTFHHATEAYKLAPQLAANGICAAMWTGWWGFKMEALDAIEENAALVDAQQGSCAVIHSDDAELTQRLNQEAAAALSAGRRAGLNISEEHAIGWITSNAARAIGIADQTGSLEPGKRADVVIWSADPFSIYARADQVFIDGALTFDRRNPAYQPTSDFELGQPGYGLTAANVTEGAR; via the coding sequence ATGATCGGACATCATCTGCGGGGCGCCAGCCTCGCGGCCATTACATGCGCCGTGCTGGGCCTGTCGGCCTGCGCCACCACCGGCCAGACCCCTGATGATACGGCCGCGAAACCGTCGAGGGACCGGACCTTGGCCGCCGGTCTGGATCCCGCGACGACGCTGGATCCCTATCCCTCCACCTATCAGCCCTTGCCGCGCGAGAACTTCGCCGTGGTCGGCGCCACCGTCCTGACCGGCACGGATCGCAAGATCGAGAACGGTGTGGTCGTGGTCACGGACGGCAAGATCGCCGCCGTCGGCGACGCCTCGACCCCCGTTCCGGCCGGCTATCGCGTGGTCCAGGCGCGCGGCCGCTATGTCACCCCCGGCGTCATCGACGTGCACAGCCACCTGGGCGTCTATCCGTCGCCCGGCGTCAGCGGCATGAGCGACGGCAACGAGGCGACCAGCCCGAACACCGCCCAGGTCTGGGCCGAACACTCGCTGTGGCCCCAGGACCCTGGTTTCAACACCGCCCGCGCTGGCGGCGTGACCACGCTTCACATCCTGCCCGGCTCGGCCAATCTGTTCGGCGGCAGGGGCGTGACCATCCGCAACGTGCCCTCGATCACCATGCAGGGGCTGAAGTTCCCGGCCGCGCCCTATACGGTCAAGATGGCCTGCGGCGAGAACCCGTCGCGCGTCTATGGCGGCCGCAACCAGAGCCCGGCGACGGGCATGGGCAATATGGCCGGCTATCGCGCCGCCTTCATCGCCGCGCGCGACTACAAGGCCAAATGGGACAAGTGGCGTGAGGACGGCGAAGGCGCCGCCCCGACCCGCAACCTGCAGAACGAAACCCTGATGGGCGTGCTGGACGGGTCGATCCTGATCCAGAACCACTGCTACCGCGCCGACGAGATGGCGCTGATGATGGATATGGCAAAGGAATTCGGCTACCGCATCACCACCTTCCACCACGCCACCGAGGCCTACAAGCTGGCCCCGCAACTGGCCGCCAACGGCATCTGCGCGGCCATGTGGACCGGCTGGTGGGGCTTCAAGATGGAGGCCCTCGACGCCATCGAGGAGAACGCCGCCCTGGTGGACGCCCAGCAGGGATCGTGCGCCGTCATCCATTCCGACGACGCCGAACTGACCCAGCGGTTGAACCAGGAAGCCGCCGCCGCCCTGTCGGCCGGTCGCCGCGCCGGGCTGAACATTTCCGAAGAACACGCCATCGGCTGGATCACCTCCAACGCCGCCAGGGCCATCGGCATCGCCGACCAGACCGGGTCGCTGGAGCCCGGCAAGCGCGCCGACGTGGTGATCTGGAGCGCCGATCCCTTCTCGATCTACGCCCGCGCCGATCAGGTGTTCATCGACGGCGCCCTGACCTTTGATCGCAGAAACCCCGCCTATCAGCCGACCAGCGACTTCGAACTGGGTCAGCCGGGCTATGGCCTGACCGCCGCCAACGTCACGGAAGGAGCCCGCTGA
- the rimP gene encoding ribosome maturation factor RimP — MRARTAQDRQLLDLIDPIAESLGLDVVRVRLMTGSKRQRLQIMAERPSDHDISVEQCAKLSRAVSEVFDAADPIPGEYMLEVSSPGIDRPLTRPIDFDLFEGEEARLETDRMIEGRKRFKGVLAGYEDGNVLIDLDGEDDTALIPFDWLADAKLVLTDALMKRGAAIRAARGEPEEDGLPEGEASDLTTDTTTPSEDNA; from the coding sequence TTGCGCGCAAGAACCGCCCAGGATCGCCAGCTGCTGGATCTGATTGACCCCATCGCGGAGTCGTTGGGTCTGGATGTCGTGCGCGTGCGCCTGATGACGGGCTCCAAGCGCCAGCGCCTTCAGATCATGGCTGAGCGGCCGTCCGACCACGACATCTCGGTCGAACAATGCGCCAAGCTGAGCCGCGCGGTGTCGGAAGTGTTCGACGCCGCCGACCCCATCCCCGGCGAATATATGCTGGAGGTTTCGTCGCCCGGCATCGACCGGCCCCTGACCCGTCCCATCGACTTCGACCTGTTCGAGGGCGAGGAGGCGCGTCTGGAAACCGACCGGATGATCGAGGGCCGCAAGCGATTCAAGGGCGTGCTGGCCGGCTATGAGGACGGCAACGTCCTGATCGACCTGGACGGCGAGGACGACACCGCCCTGATCCCCTTCGACTGGTTGGCTGACGCCAAGCTGGTCCTGACCGACGCCCTGATGAAACGGGGCGCCGCCATTCGCGCCGCGCGCGGCGAACCTGAAGAAGACGGCCTTCCCGAAGGGGAAGCCTCCGACCTGACAACCGACACCACGACCCCTTCTGAGGACAACGCCTGA
- the trmB gene encoding tRNA (guanosine(46)-N7)-methyltransferase TrmB produces MNADDRPEDENPHLDRPLRSFGRIKARPIKPRQAALMETLLPEIAVPDPKAGPLNPKTMMPEATEVWLEIGFGGGEHMAAQAATRPDALVIGCEPFLNGVASALRHVEEGGLKNVRIHADDARDLVDALPDASVDRVLILFPDPWHKARHNKRRLLQDETAQAFARILKPGGTLRFVTDWLDYAEWALERLNRTPGLERIGAADQDWFVPPADHVVTRYEEKKLGDTTPVFLEFRRLA; encoded by the coding sequence ATGAACGCCGATGACCGTCCCGAGGACGAAAACCCGCATCTCGACCGCCCGCTGCGATCGTTCGGCCGTATCAAGGCCCGCCCGATCAAGCCCCGCCAGGCGGCGCTGATGGAGACCCTGTTGCCCGAGATCGCTGTACCCGATCCCAAGGCCGGGCCTCTGAACCCAAAGACGATGATGCCCGAGGCGACCGAGGTCTGGCTGGAGATCGGCTTCGGCGGCGGCGAGCATATGGCCGCCCAGGCGGCGACGCGGCCCGACGCCCTGGTGATCGGCTGCGAGCCCTTCCTGAACGGGGTCGCCTCGGCCCTGCGCCATGTCGAAGAGGGCGGACTGAAGAACGTCCGCATCCATGCCGACGACGCCCGCGACCTGGTCGACGCCCTGCCGGACGCCTCGGTCGACCGGGTGCTGATCCTGTTCCCCGACCCCTGGCACAAGGCGCGCCACAATAAGCGCCGCCTGCTGCAGGACGAGACGGCCCAGGCCTTCGCGCGCATCCTGAAGCCCGGCGGAACGCTGCGCTTCGTCACCGACTGGCTGGACTACGCCGAATGGGCGCTGGAGCGGCTGAACCGCACGCCGGGCCTGGAGCGGATCGGCGCTGCGGATCAGGATTGGTTCGTCCCGCCCGCCGACCACGTCGTCACCCGCTACGAAGAAAAGAAGCTGGGCGACACGACGCCCGTGTTTCTGGAGTTCCGCCGCCTTGCGTGA
- a CDS encoding amidohydrolase family protein — protein MRLSHILAGAAAALSLAVPAMAQETVAIVGGRILTGDSVIENGTIVIRDGKIVSVGPGGAPSGARVIDAAGKTVAPGFVAVDSGLAGTEVSSVSGTNELRNSANTLSAAFDISYGLDPWSFTLPVARLGGITRAIVVPQHPGSSGGHVHEDETAGAGDGGYQTPGLFAGQAAIINLGQGSNILVKPRVAMVAPFGEAGAGIAGGARGAQFVLFKETLSEVRLYARNKSAYERAGLRDLSLSRADLEALIPVANGTMPLIVTVHRASDIQQVLRLAREEGIKLILDGAEEGWLVAGDIAAAGVPVLLNPISNLPSDFEMRAARAENAAALNAAGVVIAIKGNEGSTHRAREARYNAGNAVSHGLPYGAAIAALTVNPARIFGMAGQFGQIAPGAAGDVVVWSGDPLEPLSQPSAVFVNGVEQPLTSRPLMLRDRYRQQTPMPPAYRN, from the coding sequence ATGCGCCTGTCTCACATCCTCGCGGGCGCCGCCGCGGCCCTGTCTCTCGCCGTCCCTGCGATGGCGCAGGAAACCGTCGCCATTGTCGGCGGGCGCATCCTGACCGGCGACTCCGTCATCGAAAACGGCACGATCGTGATCCGCGACGGCAAGATCGTCTCGGTGGGCCCAGGCGGAGCGCCCTCCGGCGCCCGCGTCATCGACGCGGCGGGCAAGACCGTTGCGCCCGGTTTCGTCGCCGTGGATTCCGGCCTGGCCGGAACCGAGGTCAGTTCGGTCAGCGGGACCAACGAACTGCGCAACAGCGCCAATACGCTCAGCGCCGCCTTCGACATCTCGTACGGCCTGGACCCCTGGTCCTTCACCCTGCCGGTCGCGCGGTTGGGCGGCATCACCCGCGCCATCGTCGTGCCCCAGCATCCCGGCTCGTCCGGCGGCCATGTGCATGAGGACGAGACGGCCGGCGCCGGCGACGGCGGCTATCAGACGCCGGGCCTGTTCGCGGGTCAGGCGGCGATCATCAATCTGGGTCAGGGCTCGAACATCCTGGTCAAGCCGCGCGTGGCCATGGTCGCGCCCTTCGGCGAAGCGGGCGCCGGCATCGCCGGAGGCGCGCGTGGGGCGCAATTCGTCCTGTTCAAGGAGACGCTGTCGGAGGTTCGCCTCTATGCCCGCAACAAGTCGGCCTATGAGCGGGCGGGCCTGCGCGATCTCAGCCTGTCGCGGGCCGATCTCGAGGCCCTGATCCCCGTCGCCAACGGGACGATGCCGCTGATCGTCACCGTCCACCGCGCCTCGGACATTCAGCAGGTGTTGCGCCTGGCGCGCGAAGAAGGGATCAAGCTGATCCTGGACGGCGCCGAGGAGGGCTGGCTGGTCGCCGGCGACATCGCCGCCGCCGGCGTGCCGGTGCTGCTGAATCCCATCTCCAACCTGCCCAGCGATTTCGAGATGCGGGCGGCGCGGGCGGAAAACGCGGCGGCCCTGAATGCGGCGGGCGTCGTGATCGCGATCAAGGGTAACGAGGGCTCGACGCACCGCGCCCGCGAGGCCCGCTACAACGCTGGCAACGCCGTCTCGCACGGACTGCCCTATGGCGCCGCCATCGCCGCACTGACGGTCAATCCGGCCAGGATCTTCGGCATGGCCGGTCAGTTCGGCCAGATCGCGCCGGGCGCCGCCGGGGACGTGGTGGTCTGGTCCGGCGATCCGCTGGAGCCGCTCAGCCAGCCGTCGGCCGTCTTCGTCAATGGCGTCGAACAGCCCCTGACCAGCCGCCCGCTGATGCTGCGCGACCGCTATCGCCAGCAGACGCCGATGCCGCCGGCCTATCGCAACTGA